A genomic window from Nerophis lumbriciformis linkage group LG30, RoL_Nlum_v2.1, whole genome shotgun sequence includes:
- the LOC133585330 gene encoding uncharacterized protein isoform X1: MLGGDFRRGQDNHFRLMAGCINGPGGRARESESRKRIGGTGWLGLGAPWMSGAQFGDPKELRPVALGEAPFGIRLYDSRPDGRPPVSEKMLNQAPWMSGAQFGDPKELRPVALGEAPFGIRLYDSRPDGRPPVSEKMLNQTMKGLDFSACQIGSDRRCATRTGHGEPVGPDHSLEFRRHKSRCCGVSGTEGLLCGFLFSAPGNKCAQSGDS; this comes from the exons atgctcggaggggacttccgccgaggtcaagataatcacttccggttgatggctggctgcataaacg gtccaggagggcgagcgagggagagtgagagccgtaagaggattggaggcactggctggttaggtttgggg gccccctggatgtctggtgcccaatttggagatccaaaggagctccgcccggtggcgttgggcgaggctccatttgggatccgtctctacgacagtcgcccggacggaagaccacccgtgtcggagaaaatgctgaaccag gccccctggatgtctggtgcccaatttggagatccaaaggagctccgcccggtggcgttgggcgaggctccatttgggatccgtctctacgacagtcgcccggacggaagaccacccgtgtcggagaaaatgctgaaccag actatgaagggcctcgacttctccgcgtgtcaaattgggagcgaccgcaggtgcgcaacccgaaccggacatggagagcccgtcggaccggaccatagcctggaattccggaggcataagtccag gtgttgtggagtatctgggacggaaggcctcttgtgtggcttcctttttagtgccccagggaacaaatgtgcccaatcgggggactcctga
- the LOC133585330 gene encoding uncharacterized protein isoform X2 produces MLGGDFRRGQDNHFRLMAGCINGPGGRARESESRKRIGGTGWLGLGAPWMSGAQFGDPKELRPVALGEAPFGIRLYDSRPDGRPPVSEKMLNQAPWMSGAQFGDPKELRPVALGEAPFGIRLYDSRPDGRPPVSEKMLNQVLWSIWDGRPLVWLPF; encoded by the exons atgctcggaggggacttccgccgaggtcaagataatcacttccggttgatggctggctgcataaacg gtccaggagggcgagcgagggagagtgagagccgtaagaggattggaggcactggctggttaggtttgggg gccccctggatgtctggtgcccaatttggagatccaaaggagctccgcccggtggcgttgggcgaggctccatttgggatccgtctctacgacagtcgcccggacggaagaccacccgtgtcggagaaaatgctgaaccag gccccctggatgtctggtgcccaatttggagatccaaaggagctccgcccggtggcgttgggcgaggctccatttgggatccgtctctacgacagtcgcccggacggaagaccacccgtgtcggagaaaatgctgaaccag gtgttgtggagtatctgggacggaaggcctcttgtgtggcttcctttttag